Proteins encoded together in one Telopea speciosissima isolate NSW1024214 ecotype Mountain lineage chromosome 6, Tspe_v1, whole genome shotgun sequence window:
- the LOC122665511 gene encoding uncharacterized protein LOC122665511, whose product MWFSKKGKLSPRYIGPYEILAKVGPVAYRLALPPSLNGVHDVFHISMLWKYVHDPSHILSQEPPELAADMSYKEQPEKILDSKVVNLHNQPIHYVKVKWCNHLEEEVSWEAEVEMRAKYPSLGFLQDSVAVYAGELFSLMVKPSHKIVDHITGLPVEERFLNRQ is encoded by the exons ATGTGGTTCAGTAAGAAGGGTAAACTAAGCCCGAGGTATATTGGGCCTTATGAGATTCTTGCAAAGGTTGGGCCGGTGGCCTATCGGTTAGCACTTCCACCGTCTCTCAATGGCGTACACGATGTCTTTCACATATCTATGTTGTGGAAGTATGTTCATGACCCCAGTCACATACTGTCTCAGGAGCCACCAGAGCTGGCAGCAGACATGTCATATAAGGAACAGCCTGAGAAGATTCTAGATAGTAAGGTAGTGAATCTCCACAACCAacctattcattatgtgaaAGTGAAGTGGTGTAACCacttggaagaagaagtttCCTGGGAAGCCGAGGTGGAAATGCGAGCGAAATACCCTTCCCTGGGATTTCTACAAG attctgtTGCCGTGTATGCTGGCGAGTTATTTTCActtatggtcaaacctagccacaagatcgtTGACCACATCACGGGCTTGCCTGTAGAAGAGAGGTTCCTAAACCGGCAGTAG